From Streptomyces sp. Edi4, one genomic window encodes:
- a CDS encoding DUF6479 family protein, whose product MTTFASSQILASGSTSWLFTGVGVVIVAVLLGTFWFGSRRAARKPTPPQEPQPRSESWDTPNSAQPPERSDPPSRP is encoded by the coding sequence ATGACCACCTTCGCTTCCTCACAGATCCTGGCCTCCGGTTCGACGTCCTGGCTGTTCACGGGTGTGGGCGTCGTCATCGTCGCCGTCCTTCTGGGCACGTTCTGGTTCGGCAGCCGGCGCGCGGCGCGCAAGCCGACGCCTCCGCAGGAGCCGCAGCCCCGCTCGGAGTCCTGGGACACCCCCAATTCCGCGCAGCCGCCGGAGCGTTCAGATCCGCCGAGCCGTCCGTAA
- a CDS encoding DUF6381 family protein — protein sequence MSVADEFGARARQMRQKADELEQAAERATEPEERRRLKEKARHLKEQSQMASEGRGIDPM from the coding sequence ATGAGCGTCGCAGACGAGTTCGGTGCCCGCGCCCGCCAGATGCGGCAGAAGGCCGATGAGCTGGAGCAGGCCGCTGAGCGCGCCACCGAGCCGGAGGAGCGCCGGCGTCTGAAGGAGAAGGCACGCCACCTCAAGGAGCAGAGCCAGATGGCGTCCGAGGGGCGTGGCATCGACCCCATGTGA
- a CDS encoding class II glutamine amidotransferase: protein MCRLFGLSSAPRRSRATFWLLDAPDSLSVQSHRDPDGTGLGYFDADGAPQVRKAPDAAYQDRDFAREARKICSATFLAHIRLASTGNLSEANTHPFEQEGRLFAHNGVIEDLPALEARLGPDLSLVRGQTDSERFFALITREIRDAGGDIGLGIERAARWAAAHLPVYSLNFVLATVDELWALRYPATHELYVLEREPGGPHGARHLDHSGSGGHLRVQSGDLADASACVVASEPMDEHPGWRLLEPGELLRVTSEGRTETRLVVSDPPARPLRLSDLSDRAAHSQRAGG from the coding sequence ATGTGTCGTCTGTTCGGACTGAGCAGCGCCCCGCGCCGCAGCCGCGCCACCTTCTGGCTGCTCGACGCCCCCGACAGCCTCTCGGTCCAGAGCCACCGCGACCCGGACGGCACGGGGCTCGGTTACTTCGACGCCGACGGCGCGCCCCAGGTCCGCAAGGCACCGGACGCGGCGTACCAGGACCGCGACTTCGCCCGTGAGGCGCGCAAGATCTGTTCGGCGACCTTCCTCGCCCACATCCGCCTCGCCTCGACCGGCAACCTGAGCGAGGCCAACACCCACCCCTTCGAGCAGGAGGGGCGTCTCTTCGCGCACAACGGGGTGATCGAAGACCTGCCGGCCCTTGAGGCGCGGCTCGGCCCCGATCTGTCCCTGGTGCGCGGTCAGACGGACTCCGAGCGGTTCTTCGCGCTCATCACACGGGAGATCCGGGACGCCGGGGGAGACATCGGCCTCGGCATCGAGCGCGCCGCGCGCTGGGCCGCGGCCCATCTGCCCGTGTACTCCCTCAACTTCGTCCTCGCGACCGTGGACGAGCTGTGGGCCCTGCGCTACCCCGCCACGCACGAGCTGTACGTACTGGAGCGTGAGCCGGGCGGCCCGCACGGGGCCCGGCACCTGGACCACAGTGGTAGCGGTGGCCATCTGCGCGTGCAGTCCGGGGACCTGGCCGACGCCTCGGCGTGTGTCGTCGCCAGCGAGCCCATGGACGAGCATCCCGGCTGGCGCCTGTTGGAGCCCGGCGAACTGCTGCGGGTCACCTCCGAGGGGCGGACCGAGACGCGGCTGGTCGTATCGGACCCGCCGGCGAGGCCCCTGCGGCTGAGTGATCTCTCCGACCGGGCGGCCCATTCGCAGCGGGCAGGCGGATGA
- a CDS encoding VOC family protein yields the protein MARDLSAALDFYGTVFGWTFRSGALGEQFRIASSGGVPVAGIGALAPALQVAVAWTPYFAVEDADVTASRIRERGGTVAVGPVALHTGRGALAADRDGAVFGLWQGPLVSQWETWRDTAPAWTRLQTRDAFDAAIFYGEVLDWACERPGCCDVRYEHDEVVLRHGGHVVARLTSGAVEAAPDPSLRPHWHTHFTVKDPGAHADTARRHGATILAEGISPAGPWVRLSDPDGATFTLSTPS from the coding sequence ATGGCGCGGGACCTGAGTGCCGCGCTCGATTTCTACGGCACGGTCTTCGGCTGGACGTTCCGCTCGGGGGCGCTGGGTGAGCAGTTCCGTATCGCCTCGTCGGGCGGGGTGCCGGTGGCGGGGATCGGCGCGCTGGCGCCCGCGCTCCAGGTCGCGGTGGCCTGGACGCCGTATTTCGCGGTGGAGGACGCCGATGTCACCGCGTCCCGGATCCGTGAGCGCGGTGGCACGGTGGCGGTGGGCCCGGTCGCGCTGCACACCGGGCGCGGGGCGCTGGCGGCGGACCGGGACGGGGCGGTGTTCGGGCTGTGGCAGGGGCCGTTGGTGTCGCAGTGGGAGACGTGGCGCGACACGGCGCCGGCCTGGACGCGGTTGCAGACCCGGGACGCCTTCGACGCGGCGATCTTCTACGGGGAGGTCCTGGACTGGGCGTGCGAGCGGCCGGGCTGCTGCGATGTGCGCTACGAGCACGACGAGGTCGTCCTGCGCCACGGCGGGCACGTGGTGGCGCGGCTGACCTCGGGAGCGGTGGAAGCCGCACCCGATCCGAGCCTGCGCCCGCACTGGCACACCCACTTCACCGTCAAGGACCCCGGGGCCCATGCCGACACGGCCCGTCGGCACGGTGCGACGATCCTCGCCGAGGGCATCTCACCCGCCGGCCCCTGGGTCCGCCTGAGCGACCCCGACGGGGCCACGTTCACCCTCAGCACCCCCAGCTAG